From the Flavimarina sp. Hel_I_48 genome, one window contains:
- a CDS encoding CTP synthase, with protein MADTKYIFVTGGVSSSLGKGIIAASLAKLLQARGYRVTIQKLDPYINVDPGTLNPYEHGECYVTDDGAETDLDLGHYERFLNVKTSQANNVTTGRIYQSVIEKERRGEFLGKTVQVVPHITNEIKERIQILGNSGDYDIVLTEIGGTVGDIESLPYIEAVRQLKWELGDDNALVIHLTLIPFLSAAGELKTKPTQHSVKTLMESGIKADILVCRTEHDLNVDLREKLALFCNVRKEAVIQSIDASTIYDVPNLMLEEGLDTITLQKLKLPDDTEPVLTRWNEFLRRHKNPKAEVRIGLIGKYVELQDSYKSILEAFIHAGAENEVRVKVEPIHSEFISQKVIDTKVSKMDALLVAPGFGERGIEGKIRAVQYAREHKIPFLGICLGMQMAVIEYARNVVKLDKANSTEMQADTEIPVIDLMEEQKDITHKGGTMRLGSWDCELAPDSIVSRVYGTNQISERHRHRYEFNNAYKQQLEEAGMRITGTNPKTNLAEIIELPDHPWFVGVQYHPEYKSTVASPHPLFVAFVAAAVKYSQSGSSDNMAPQ; from the coding sequence ATGGCAGATACAAAATACATCTTCGTTACGGGAGGGGTTTCCTCATCATTAGGTAAAGGTATAATCGCGGCCTCACTTGCAAAATTGTTGCAGGCGCGCGGGTACAGGGTAACCATACAAAAGCTTGATCCCTATATCAATGTTGATCCCGGTACACTCAACCCTTATGAACATGGCGAATGTTATGTCACCGATGACGGTGCGGAAACGGATCTGGACCTGGGACATTATGAGCGTTTTCTAAATGTCAAAACATCACAGGCGAATAATGTGACCACCGGTCGTATTTATCAAAGTGTGATAGAGAAAGAGCGCCGTGGTGAATTTCTAGGAAAGACCGTACAGGTGGTTCCCCATATTACCAATGAGATCAAAGAGCGCATACAAATACTGGGAAACAGTGGCGATTATGATATTGTGCTTACCGAAATAGGGGGTACCGTGGGCGATATTGAATCTTTGCCCTATATCGAGGCTGTACGCCAACTCAAATGGGAACTGGGCGATGACAATGCACTGGTGATCCATTTGACGCTAATCCCATTTCTTTCCGCTGCTGGCGAACTCAAGACAAAACCTACCCAGCATAGTGTGAAAACACTAATGGAAAGCGGTATAAAAGCAGATATTTTAGTCTGTAGGACAGAGCATGACCTTAATGTTGACCTTCGGGAAAAACTGGCGCTGTTCTGTAATGTGCGCAAAGAGGCCGTGATTCAGTCTATAGATGCTTCCACAATTTACGACGTTCCTAACCTGATGCTTGAAGAAGGGCTGGATACGATCACTTTGCAAAAGCTCAAACTTCCTGACGATACAGAACCTGTTCTTACGCGCTGGAACGAGTTTTTACGCCGACACAAAAATCCAAAGGCTGAGGTTCGCATCGGTCTGATAGGTAAATATGTGGAACTTCAGGATTCTTATAAATCGATACTCGAAGCCTTTATTCACGCTGGCGCGGAAAATGAAGTTCGGGTAAAGGTGGAGCCTATTCACAGTGAATTTATAAGCCAAAAAGTCATAGATACCAAAGTTTCTAAAATGGACGCACTTCTGGTTGCACCGGGTTTTGGCGAGCGCGGTATAGAAGGCAAGATTAGAGCAGTACAATACGCAAGGGAACATAAAATCCCTTTTCTGGGCATTTGCCTGGGGATGCAGATGGCGGTAATAGAATACGCCCGTAATGTGGTAAAGCTTGACAAGGCAAATTCTACCGAAATGCAGGCAGATACTGAAATTCCCGTAATTGACCTTATGGAAGAACAAAAAGACATTACGCACAAAGGCGGAACCATGCGCCTGGGTTCCTGGGACTGTGAGCTTGCACCAGATTCTATCGTATCGCGGGTTTATGGAACAAACCAGATCAGTGAGCGCCACAGGCATCGCTATGAATTCAACAATGCGTACAAACAGCAGCTTGAAGAAGCGGGCATGCGTATTACCGGAACCAACCCAAAAACAAACCTGGCCGAAATCATTGAATTGCCAGATCATCCCTGGTTTGTGGGCGTGCAATACCACCCAGAATATAAAAGTACGGTTGCCAGTCCACATCCTTTATTCGTGGCATTTGTAGCAGCTGCGGTAAAATATAGCCAGTCCGGAAGTTCCGACAATATGGCACCTCAATAA
- a CDS encoding GyrI-like domain-containing protein, whose protein sequence is MEPTFETIEPRKLIGMRIEATISFDDTARLWKEFVSRQGEIENKKNTGYYSLQVYPEGLKMADFTETTTFERWAAVEVGAFDKIPEGMEKKVLTGGKYAVFTHVGPIKTFVETSNYIYSDWLPASKYMLDTRAHFERLGDKYYGPEHPESEEEIWVPIKEKNQD, encoded by the coding sequence ATGGAACCAACTTTTGAAACTATTGAACCGCGCAAATTGATAGGTATGCGCATTGAAGCCACGATCTCTTTTGACGATACGGCAAGGCTGTGGAAAGAATTTGTATCCCGACAGGGAGAAATTGAGAATAAAAAGAACACGGGATATTATTCGCTGCAGGTATATCCCGAAGGTTTGAAAATGGCAGATTTTACCGAAACAACAACCTTTGAACGCTGGGCGGCGGTTGAGGTTGGTGCTTTTGATAAAATCCCCGAAGGAATGGAAAAAAAAGTGCTTACGGGTGGTAAATATGCCGTCTTCACCCATGTGGGGCCCATCAAAACATTTGTTGAAACTTCAAATTATATTTATAGCGACTGGTTGCCAGCGTCTAAATATATGTTAGATACACGAGCACACTTTGAACGTCTGGGAGATAAATATTATGGCCCGGAACATCCTGAATCTGAAGAAGAAATCTGGGTTCCTATCAAAGAAAAAAACCAGGATTAG
- a CDS encoding NUDIX hydrolase: MIFKDRAHKKDKKIQPFTGILLFFVSILLLVITAPFGLLYGFFYNLFKNGLRGLGEYCLKMAISIDQLGNVAMQHLLNLLWLKKGAYRFGNRDETISSALGRNKKLGLLNSSGLLLDRILDALDPDHSLNSIDYYIEPTDQIIEKVAWIYLIEGRILTIKSLNEEHYHLPNGIKKTEETDAHTLKREIKRELAIDLITATMNPLGIFEGRANASTGAALVRINCYTAEFIGELIPEIDVSAIVWLTHENLAMVSQVDQFVFDFLKEKGLLL; this comes from the coding sequence ATGATTTTTAAAGACAGAGCACATAAAAAAGACAAAAAAATCCAACCTTTTACAGGTATTTTGCTCTTTTTTGTCTCTATCCTATTGCTCGTAATAACGGCTCCATTCGGGCTCCTTTATGGTTTTTTCTATAACCTTTTTAAAAATGGGCTGCGCGGCCTGGGAGAGTACTGCCTCAAGATGGCCATTTCTATAGATCAGCTGGGGAATGTCGCAATGCAGCACCTGCTCAACCTACTTTGGTTAAAAAAAGGGGCTTACCGTTTTGGCAACAGGGACGAGACTATTTCCAGCGCTTTGGGGCGGAATAAAAAACTGGGCCTGCTTAACAGCTCTGGACTTCTTTTAGATCGTATTCTTGACGCGCTTGACCCAGATCATTCTTTAAATTCCATAGATTATTATATCGAACCTACAGATCAAATCATTGAAAAAGTGGCCTGGATCTATCTTATAGAAGGACGTATCCTGACCATAAAATCTTTAAATGAAGAGCATTATCATCTACCTAACGGTATAAAAAAAACAGAAGAAACCGATGCTCATACCTTAAAGCGTGAGATAAAAAGGGAACTTGCTATTGATCTTATTACCGCGACCATGAACCCCTTAGGAATTTTTGAAGGCCGGGCAAATGCCTCTACAGGTGCAGCTTTAGTACGCATAAATTGTTATACAGCTGAATTTATTGGGGAACTTATTCCAGAGATTGACGTCAGCGCAATTGTATGGCTTACACATGAAAACCTTGCGATGGTCTCTCAGGTAGATCAGTTTGTATTTGATTTTTTAAAGGAAAAAGGTCTATTACTATAA
- a CDS encoding PH domain-containing protein, with amino-acid sequence MSIFSSIMGNAGVVEPEKLRKDFADLLIPSEDIEIGFKLLRDIFIFTTKRLILIDKQGITGKKMAYLSINYKSISRFSIETAGTFDLDAELKIWISSESHPSISRRFNKSVNVYEVQRILAQNVLK; translated from the coding sequence ATGAGCATTTTTTCATCCATAATGGGGAACGCAGGTGTCGTAGAACCAGAAAAATTAAGAAAGGATTTTGCAGATCTACTTATTCCCTCTGAAGATATTGAAATAGGTTTTAAACTGTTGCGCGATATCTTTATCTTCACTACAAAACGGTTAATATTGATTGATAAACAAGGGATTACGGGTAAAAAAATGGCGTATTTGTCTATTAATTACAAGAGTATTTCAAGGTTTAGCATAGAGACCGCAGGTACTTTTGATCTCGATGCTGAATTGAAGATCTGGATATCAAGTGAAAGTCACCCCAGTATTTCAAGACGTTTCAACAAATCTGTAAATGTTTATGAAGTTCAGCGTATTTTAGCTCAAAACGTGCTCAAATAG
- a CDS encoding DUF3820 family protein — MDQEKLIELAHYKMPFGKYKGTYLVAIPEYYYVWYKQKGFPDGKLGRLMHEMYEIKLNGLEELIYKIKNNFPAPRPKNK, encoded by the coding sequence TTGGATCAAGAAAAACTCATAGAACTTGCGCATTATAAAATGCCTTTTGGGAAGTATAAAGGCACCTATTTAGTGGCCATTCCAGAGTATTATTATGTTTGGTACAAACAAAAAGGATTCCCTGATGGAAAACTGGGGCGGTTGATGCATGAAATGTACGAGATCAAACTCAATGGCCTTGAGGAACTTATTTATAAGATCAAAAATAATTTCCCCGCACCCCGGCCCAAAAACAAATAG
- a CDS encoding DEAD/DEAH box helicase, translated as MENFAALGINKDIIKGLNEMGIVKPTGIQREAIPILMQGETDLVGQAQTGTGKTAAYGLPVLERIDPTFDKPQALILSPTRELAQQVAKQLFKFTKYTEKIFCEAVYGGEKIDIQIKNLQRPTQVIVATPGRLIDLIKRKAVDLRYVKIVVLDEADEMLSLGFKKELDEILDTLKQVQNKWLFSATMPHGIAAIVNKHMSPEAHRIMVGKDSVVNKNIEHKFLICDDVNKLEILVDFLKSREEERGVIFCKTKAATAKLAKQLIARNISGEAIHGDMLQKDRDKVMRAFKNESLRLLIATDLAARGIDVEDLGFVVHYQFPDQQEYYTHRSGRTARAGKNGLSLALVNSFELKTLRSYEKALGISFSQIRQV; from the coding sequence TTGGAAAATTTTGCAGCGCTGGGGATCAACAAGGATATCATTAAAGGACTTAATGAAATGGGGATCGTGAAACCCACAGGTATACAACGTGAGGCCATACCCATTCTTATGCAGGGTGAAACAGATCTTGTAGGTCAGGCTCAAACGGGTACGGGAAAAACGGCCGCCTATGGGCTCCCAGTGCTGGAGCGTATTGATCCTACTTTTGATAAGCCACAGGCCCTTATTCTCAGTCCTACACGCGAACTTGCGCAACAAGTAGCAAAACAGCTTTTTAAGTTTACCAAATACACCGAAAAGATTTTTTGCGAAGCGGTTTATGGCGGGGAGAAAATTGATATTCAAATCAAGAACCTGCAACGGCCCACACAGGTTATTGTTGCTACCCCCGGCCGACTCATAGATCTTATTAAGCGTAAGGCAGTAGATCTGCGCTATGTGAAAATAGTGGTCCTTGATGAAGCAGATGAAATGCTGAGCCTGGGTTTTAAAAAAGAACTTGACGAGATTCTGGATACTTTAAAGCAAGTTCAGAACAAGTGGTTATTTTCGGCAACAATGCCACACGGTATTGCGGCGATTGTTAATAAACACATGAGCCCAGAGGCGCATCGCATTATGGTGGGTAAGGACAGTGTGGTCAATAAAAATATAGAACATAAATTTCTAATTTGTGACGATGTCAACAAACTGGAAATCCTGGTTGACTTTCTGAAAAGTAGGGAAGAGGAGCGCGGCGTTATTTTTTGCAAGACCAAAGCGGCTACTGCCAAGCTTGCCAAACAACTTATAGCGCGTAACATTTCTGGCGAAGCCATTCATGGTGATATGTTGCAGAAAGACAGGGATAAGGTAATGCGCGCCTTTAAAAATGAAAGTTTGCGCTTACTTATTGCCACAGATCTTGCCGCACGTGGTATTGATGTGGAAGATTTAGGATTTGTTGTACATTATCAATTTCCAGATCAGCAGGAATATTACACACATCGTAGTGGTAGGACTGCCCGTGCCGGTAAAAATGGTCTATCACTGGCGCTCGTGAATTCATTTGAGCTAAAGACACTTCGAAGCTATGAGAAGGCACTCGGTATAAGTTTTAGCCAGATACGACAAGTGTAA